The following proteins come from a genomic window of Rutidosis leptorrhynchoides isolate AG116_Rl617_1_P2 chromosome 10, CSIRO_AGI_Rlap_v1, whole genome shotgun sequence:
- the LOC139872597 gene encoding flap endonuclease GEN-like 1, whose protein sequence is MGVGGNFWEILKPYAQTQGVDYIRNKRVAIDLSYWIVQHETAIKNHTLNPHLRLTFFRTINLFSKFGAFPVFVTDGTPSPLKSQARIMRFFQSSGTDTASLPVSNNTSVERNKKFSKCVQECVELLELFGIPVLKASGEAEGLCAQLNRDGRVDACITSDSDAFLFGAKCVIKSLKPNSQEPFECYQMSDIESGLGLKRKHLIAIALLVGNDHDLKGVQGIGLETALSFVKSFDEDEVLDRLCELGSGITHTITYANDFAYNTDKKLTERSKIKVSHCSLCGHPGTKRSHFKDYCERCSLISTDKCCVQKPIGFKCDCSSCDQNKKQKEDKKIKDWTMRVCNKIASEPNFPNNAIIQMYMCNNHTIFTDAEPYISWKNPNPEMLVDYVAYKLNWEPSFTRQKLFPFLSTIALRNKARNREIDLLFGQYEFDFIQRTKIRFGHTFYVVTWKKSGQTVNDNIYTTPSKEPEVEEEDEDDVVVIVSDDESEVTNIRVNNGCLMTDEDMSLVMAAYPEKVDQFMQQKAIKEMKSRTKGRVKSASTSEDLISPTSKSVQLNITQFYRSSKGNSSETLKDDNCSTKRNKSTRKFSKSARRRLLLG, encoded by the exons ATGGGTGTTGGTGGTAATTTTTGGGAAATACTTAAACCCTATGCTCAAACACAAGGGGTTGATTATATAAGAAATAAAAGGGTGGCAATTGATTTATCTTATTGGATTGTTCAGCATGAAACTGCAATTAAAAATCATACTCTAAACCCTCATCTCAGACTCACTTTCTTCCGTACAATCAATCTCTTCTCAAAG TTTGGTGCTTTTCCGGTGTTCGTGACAGATGGTACCCCGTCGCCATTGAAGTCTCAAGCAAGAATTATGCGCTTCTTTCAATCATCTGGCACTGATACTGCAAGCTTGCCTGTGTCGAATAATACTTCTGTTGAGAGAAATAAAAAGTTTTCGAAATGCGTTCAAGAATGTGTG GAACTACTTGAACTTTTTGGAATTCCTGTTTTGAAAGCAAGTGGAGAAGCAGAAGGACTTTGCGCACAATTAAACAGGGATGGTCGTGTCGACGCTTGTATCACCTCCGATAGTGATGCATTTCTTTTTGGCGCGAAATGTGTTATCAAGAGCCTCAAGCCCAACTCTCAG GAACCATTCGAGTGCTATCAAATGTCGGACATCGAATCCGGGTTAGGACTAAAAAGAAAACACTTGATAGCAATTGCTCTTTTGGTTGGAAACGATCACGATTTAAAAGGCGTTCAAGGAATTGGGCTCGAGACCGCACTCTCTTTCGTTAAATCTTTTGACGAAGATGAAGTTTTAGATAG GTTATGTGAGTTAGGAAGTGGAATCACACATACTATTACTTATGCAAATGATTTTGCTTATAATACAGACAAAAAGTTAACCGAACGATCCAAAATTAAGGTTTCTCATTGTTCGTTATGTGGACATCCAGGAACCAAAAGATCTCATTTTAAGGATTATTGTGAACGTTGTAGTTTAATAAGTACCGATAAATGTTGCGTGCAAAAACCAATTGGGTTTAAATGTGACTGCTCATCATGTGATCAG AATAAGAAACAAAAAGAAGATAAGAAGATCAAAGATTGGACAATGAGAGTTTGTAATAAAATTGCCTCAGAGCCAAATTTTCCGAATAATGCAATTATTCAAATGTATATGTGCAACAATCATACcattttcacag ATGCTGAACCATATATATCATGGAAAAATCCAAATCCCGAAATGCTGGTCGATTATGTGGCGTATAAGTTAAACTGGGAACCTTCCTTTACTCGGCAAAAACTGTTTCCATTTTTATCTACTATCGCTTTGAGAAATAAAGCGAGAAATCGGGAAATTGATTTGTTGTTTGGACAATACGAGTTTGACTTCATTCAGAGAACTAAGATAAGGTTTGGTCATACATTTTATGTGGTTACTTGGAAAAAGTCGGGTCAAACGGTCAACGATAATATCTACACAACTCCTTCTAAAGAACCTGAAGTTGAAGAAGAAGACGAAGATGATGTTGTTGTTATCGTCTCTGATGATGAATCTGAGGTCACAAATATTCGTGTTAATAATGGCTGTTTGATGACAGATGAAGATATGAGTCTTGTTATGGCTGCTTACCCAGAAAAAGTTGATCAATTTATGCAACAAAAG GCAATTAAAGAAATGAAATCGAGGACAAAAGGTAGAGTAAAATCTGCATCAACTAGTGAAGATTTAATATCGCCAACATCAAAAAGTGTTCAGCTCAATATAACGCAATTTTACCGTTCATCTAAAGGAAATTCTTCCGAAACCTTAAAAGATGACAACTGTTCAACTAAAAGGAACAAAAGTACACGAAAATTCTCAAAGTCTGCAAGGCGTCGCCTGCTACTTGGGTAG